The following coding sequences lie in one Musa acuminata AAA Group cultivar baxijiao chromosome BXJ3-1, Cavendish_Baxijiao_AAA, whole genome shotgun sequence genomic window:
- the LOC135583691 gene encoding zinc finger CCCH domain-containing protein 32-like isoform X2, producing the protein MQSDGGRESIRPATAEEEAVKGSTDCVYFLASPLTCKKGSECEYRHSEGARINPRDCWYWLNGNCLNPKCSFRHPPLDSWFAKPMPTSGPLQPPPTAVSTQIPDARAPPNNASKKSAPCYYFQRGQCLKGERCPYTHGTYAVSSYASQKVAKASTCLVEPPQIIEDTQQNITMQQNVTEFSVDKQKMAIEMPVEMPPKAKLVTKAEKPDGDSSENKLFLPYSLDDGLPKLPQNYVAISSGYSLSKPWSHQMEPSDGQTENNKDTDEFLREYSPGFDVLVEDDIKDPDYFHNEDNFRMASNHGGQNLEAEDDYDYHHYNYQSMTNFERDQCNGIEKYDSYKQTGGTYSWDPKVSDRILDKPSSLKRRVLDKETKLDQMDDLDLRHRLLKQRCHGSRSMDSRDDRGEHYRRDDHCAERGSGHHSRDQRQFPLENSVGTRLQGRITFPGRLEKERSRRPRGRQSPTERMNHQKTHPERIRQQFSEDFSKGTSIRNKPTRRDDMNSLDFASPKSLAELKGAKINGNSNEQSIRSSSPNTKMNRMLSEKVEVLQESENSLSFEGPKPLSVILKRKRESAYTNSGISLSQYENNQGGGESATRDYVPAAVTILQYVPSSEAGKEATFMNGNHEVDKLRAVDEEGLILKDDEKTNDAPSSTIADAVEIGDGMDLENVEDEELANSYEAGKFKAEDAEKTCQVDDDELDDEDDFARKVSVMLS; encoded by the exons ATGCAATCTGACGGCGGGCGTGAATCGATCAGGCCGGCTACGGCGGAGGAAGAGGCCGTGAAAGGAAGCACCGACTGCGTCTATTTCTTGGCGTCACCATTGACCTGCAAGAAG GGGAGTGAATGTGAGTATCGTCATAGTGAGGGTGCCAGAATTAACCCCAGGGATTGCTGGTATTGGTTAAATGGTAACTGCCTCAATCCCAAATGTTCATTCCGCCATCCG CCACTTGATTCCTGGTTCGCGAAACCGATGCCTACCTCAGGACCTCTTCAACCTCCTCCAACTGCAGTGTCAACACAAATCCCAGATGCACGTGCTCCACCTAATAATGCCAGTAAGAAGAGTGCTCCCTGCTACTATTTTCAACGGGGGCAGTGTTTGAAAGGTGAAAGGTGTCCCTACACGCATGGGACATATGCAGTTAGCAGTTATGCTTCACAGAAGGTTGCAAAGGCTTCTACTTGTCTCGTTGAACCACCACAAATCATTGAGGATACACAGCAGAACATCACCATGCAACAGAATGTCACTGAATTCAGTGTTGATAAACAAAAGATGGCCATTGAGATGCCAGTTGAAATGCCACCTAAAGCAAAACTTGTCACCAAAGCTGAGAAACCTGATGGTGATTCAtcagaaaataaattatttttacctTACTCATTGGATGATGGGCTTCCTAAATTGCCACAGAATTATGTTGCCATTAGCAGTGGCTATTCTCTAAGCAAACCGTGGAGTCATCAGATGGAGCCttcagatgggcaaactgagaacAATAAGGATACTGATGAGTTCTTGCGTGAATACTCCCCTGGTTTTGATGTCCTAGTCGAAGATGACATCAAAGATCCTGATTACTTTCACAATGAAGATAACTTTAGAATGGCATCTAATCATGGAGGACAGAACCTGGAAGCTGAAGATGACTATGACTACCACCATTACAATTACCAATCTATGACCAACTTTGAAAGGGATCAATGCAATGGCATAGAAAAATATGACAGCTACAAACAAACAGGTGGTACATATAGCTGGGATCCAAAAGTTTCTGACAGAATTTTGGACAAACCATCATCGCTCAAAAGAAGAGTGCTTGACAAAGAGACAAAACTGGATCAGATGGATGACTTAGATTTGCGCCATCGGCTACTTAAACAAAGGTGTCATGGTTCAAGGTCCATGGATAGCCGTGATGATCGTGGTGAGCACTACCGTAGGGATGATCACTGTGCTGAGAGAGGTTCTGGTCATCATTCCCGAGATCAAAGGCAATTTCCTCTGGAGAATTCCGTAGGCACTCGTCTACAAGGTAGAATAACATTTCCTGGGCGATTGGAGAAAGAGAGGAGCAGGAGACCTCGTGGCAGACAGTCACCAACAGAGCGAATGAACCATCAGAAAACACATCCTGAAAGAATAAGGCAGCAATTTAGTGAGGATTTCAGCAAAGGTACAAGTATTAGAAACAAACCAACTAGAAGAGATGACATGAACTCTCTAGATTTTGCTAGTCCAAAATCTCTGGCAGAGTTGAAAGGTGCAAAGATTAATGGGAACTCGAATGAACAGTCAATCAGAAGTAGCAGTCCTAATACCAAGATGAATAGAATGCTGTCTGAAAAAGTGGAGGTGCTTCAGGAATCAGAAAATTCTCTATCATTTGAAGGTCCAAAGCCACTGAGTGTCATCTTGAAGAGAAAAAGAGAGTCGGCATACACAAACAGTGGAATTTCTCTGAGTCAATATGAAAACAATCAAGGTGGTGGGGAATCTGCTACCAGGGATTATGTGCCTGCAGCAGTAACAATTTTGCAATATGTTCCTTCATCAGAAGCTGGAAAGGAAGCAACTTTTATGAATGGCAACCATGAAGTAGATAAGCTTAGAGCAGTTGATGAGGAGGGTTTGATCCTTAAAGATGATGAGAAAACCAATGATGCTCCATCTTCAACCATAGCTGATGCTGTTGAAATTGGAGATGGTATGGATTTGGAAAATGTGGAAGATGAAGAACTGGCAAATAGTTATGAAGCAGGGAAGTTTAAAGCAGAAGATGCTGAGAAAACCTGTCAGGTTGATGATGATGAGCTTGACGATGAGGATGACTTTGCTAGAAAGGTCAGTGTCATGTTATCCTGA
- the LOC135583691 gene encoding zinc finger CCCH domain-containing protein 32-like isoform X1, with translation MQSDGGRESIRPATAEEEAVKGSTDCVYFLASPLTCKKFSIIQGSECEYRHSEGARINPRDCWYWLNGNCLNPKCSFRHPPLDSWFAKPMPTSGPLQPPPTAVSTQIPDARAPPNNASKKSAPCYYFQRGQCLKGERCPYTHGTYAVSSYASQKVAKASTCLVEPPQIIEDTQQNITMQQNVTEFSVDKQKMAIEMPVEMPPKAKLVTKAEKPDGDSSENKLFLPYSLDDGLPKLPQNYVAISSGYSLSKPWSHQMEPSDGQTENNKDTDEFLREYSPGFDVLVEDDIKDPDYFHNEDNFRMASNHGGQNLEAEDDYDYHHYNYQSMTNFERDQCNGIEKYDSYKQTGGTYSWDPKVSDRILDKPSSLKRRVLDKETKLDQMDDLDLRHRLLKQRCHGSRSMDSRDDRGEHYRRDDHCAERGSGHHSRDQRQFPLENSVGTRLQGRITFPGRLEKERSRRPRGRQSPTERMNHQKTHPERIRQQFSEDFSKGTSIRNKPTRRDDMNSLDFASPKSLAELKGAKINGNSNEQSIRSSSPNTKMNRMLSEKVEVLQESENSLSFEGPKPLSVILKRKRESAYTNSGISLSQYENNQGGGESATRDYVPAAVTILQYVPSSEAGKEATFMNGNHEVDKLRAVDEEGLILKDDEKTNDAPSSTIADAVEIGDGMDLENVEDEELANSYEAGKFKAEDAEKTCQVDDDELDDEDDFARKVSVMLS, from the exons ATGCAATCTGACGGCGGGCGTGAATCGATCAGGCCGGCTACGGCGGAGGAAGAGGCCGTGAAAGGAAGCACCGACTGCGTCTATTTCTTGGCGTCACCATTGACCTGCAAGAAG TTTTCCATCATTCAGGGGAGTGAATGTGAGTATCGTCATAGTGAGGGTGCCAGAATTAACCCCAGGGATTGCTGGTATTGGTTAAATGGTAACTGCCTCAATCCCAAATGTTCATTCCGCCATCCG CCACTTGATTCCTGGTTCGCGAAACCGATGCCTACCTCAGGACCTCTTCAACCTCCTCCAACTGCAGTGTCAACACAAATCCCAGATGCACGTGCTCCACCTAATAATGCCAGTAAGAAGAGTGCTCCCTGCTACTATTTTCAACGGGGGCAGTGTTTGAAAGGTGAAAGGTGTCCCTACACGCATGGGACATATGCAGTTAGCAGTTATGCTTCACAGAAGGTTGCAAAGGCTTCTACTTGTCTCGTTGAACCACCACAAATCATTGAGGATACACAGCAGAACATCACCATGCAACAGAATGTCACTGAATTCAGTGTTGATAAACAAAAGATGGCCATTGAGATGCCAGTTGAAATGCCACCTAAAGCAAAACTTGTCACCAAAGCTGAGAAACCTGATGGTGATTCAtcagaaaataaattatttttacctTACTCATTGGATGATGGGCTTCCTAAATTGCCACAGAATTATGTTGCCATTAGCAGTGGCTATTCTCTAAGCAAACCGTGGAGTCATCAGATGGAGCCttcagatgggcaaactgagaacAATAAGGATACTGATGAGTTCTTGCGTGAATACTCCCCTGGTTTTGATGTCCTAGTCGAAGATGACATCAAAGATCCTGATTACTTTCACAATGAAGATAACTTTAGAATGGCATCTAATCATGGAGGACAGAACCTGGAAGCTGAAGATGACTATGACTACCACCATTACAATTACCAATCTATGACCAACTTTGAAAGGGATCAATGCAATGGCATAGAAAAATATGACAGCTACAAACAAACAGGTGGTACATATAGCTGGGATCCAAAAGTTTCTGACAGAATTTTGGACAAACCATCATCGCTCAAAAGAAGAGTGCTTGACAAAGAGACAAAACTGGATCAGATGGATGACTTAGATTTGCGCCATCGGCTACTTAAACAAAGGTGTCATGGTTCAAGGTCCATGGATAGCCGTGATGATCGTGGTGAGCACTACCGTAGGGATGATCACTGTGCTGAGAGAGGTTCTGGTCATCATTCCCGAGATCAAAGGCAATTTCCTCTGGAGAATTCCGTAGGCACTCGTCTACAAGGTAGAATAACATTTCCTGGGCGATTGGAGAAAGAGAGGAGCAGGAGACCTCGTGGCAGACAGTCACCAACAGAGCGAATGAACCATCAGAAAACACATCCTGAAAGAATAAGGCAGCAATTTAGTGAGGATTTCAGCAAAGGTACAAGTATTAGAAACAAACCAACTAGAAGAGATGACATGAACTCTCTAGATTTTGCTAGTCCAAAATCTCTGGCAGAGTTGAAAGGTGCAAAGATTAATGGGAACTCGAATGAACAGTCAATCAGAAGTAGCAGTCCTAATACCAAGATGAATAGAATGCTGTCTGAAAAAGTGGAGGTGCTTCAGGAATCAGAAAATTCTCTATCATTTGAAGGTCCAAAGCCACTGAGTGTCATCTTGAAGAGAAAAAGAGAGTCGGCATACACAAACAGTGGAATTTCTCTGAGTCAATATGAAAACAATCAAGGTGGTGGGGAATCTGCTACCAGGGATTATGTGCCTGCAGCAGTAACAATTTTGCAATATGTTCCTTCATCAGAAGCTGGAAAGGAAGCAACTTTTATGAATGGCAACCATGAAGTAGATAAGCTTAGAGCAGTTGATGAGGAGGGTTTGATCCTTAAAGATGATGAGAAAACCAATGATGCTCCATCTTCAACCATAGCTGATGCTGTTGAAATTGGAGATGGTATGGATTTGGAAAATGTGGAAGATGAAGAACTGGCAAATAGTTATGAAGCAGGGAAGTTTAAAGCAGAAGATGCTGAGAAAACCTGTCAGGTTGATGATGATGAGCTTGACGATGAGGATGACTTTGCTAGAAAGGTCAGTGTCATGTTATCCTGA